The proteins below are encoded in one region of Candidatus Thiodiazotropha sp. LNASS1:
- a CDS encoding N-acetyltransferase family protein: MSKQLKIDAEYCERIILDSGDCVCLRMVRPTDKATMQRAFTELSGPSRHKRFFGAKQSLTKEDLRYFTETDGWDHFALGAVVIGEDGREGDGLGVARYIRLQEDYECAEVAITVIDRMQGKGIGRMLLERLTTAAIERGILRFRFECLAYNQEMQNLVKKVCRVVETRSDGEIMIAETDLPRQDPETTPITQEQVFLFYDLFRAMAIHSVDLQMSLNRAAVNRTMKTTFIGADLLKRIKRPDLFMSR, encoded by the coding sequence ATGAGCAAACAACTGAAAATCGATGCAGAGTACTGCGAACGAATCATCCTGGATTCCGGTGATTGCGTCTGTCTGCGGATGGTCCGGCCTACCGATAAGGCGACAATGCAGCGCGCCTTTACTGAGCTTTCCGGACCTTCCCGCCATAAACGATTCTTCGGTGCAAAACAGTCCCTCACCAAGGAGGATCTGCGTTATTTCACCGAGACTGACGGCTGGGACCATTTTGCTCTGGGGGCGGTAGTCATCGGTGAAGACGGCCGTGAAGGGGATGGGCTGGGAGTGGCCCGTTACATCCGGTTGCAGGAAGACTACGAGTGCGCGGAAGTCGCCATTACCGTCATCGACCGAATGCAGGGCAAGGGAATCGGCCGCATGTTACTGGAACGCCTGACCACTGCTGCTATCGAGCGGGGCATTCTGAGATTTCGTTTCGAGTGTCTGGCCTATAACCAGGAGATGCAAAACCTGGTAAAGAAGGTCTGCCGTGTTGTTGAGACCCGTTCTGACGGTGAGATCATGATTGCCGAAACCGACCTTCCCCGCCAGGATCCGGAGACTACCCCGATCACTCAGGAGCAAGTGTTCCTTTTTTATGATCTATTTCGTGCCATGGCGATCCACTCTGTGGATCTACAGATGAGCCTGAACCGGGCGGCTGTTAATCGGACCATGAAGACAACTTTCATAGGCGCCGACCTACTGAAGCGGATCAAGCGCCCTGACCTCTTCATGTCGCGCTGA